The Deinococcota bacterium genome includes a region encoding these proteins:
- a CDS encoding ABC transporter ATP-binding protein, producing the protein MAGVRIENLSKHYGPTVALKSLDLDIAPGEWVTLLGPSGCGKTTTLRMIGGFAAPTTGRIAIGERVVSDAERRTMIPIERRQLGMVFQAYAVWPHMDVLANVAYPLKVRRIARKEWEKRALEALAQVHMEDLARRYPHELSGGQQQRVALARALVSQPDVLLLDEPLSALDARLRVELRTLLATLHKETGLTVIFVTHDQDEAITLSDRIVVMNEGEVRQVGTPREVYHQPADEFVARFIGSGSVLPVTIRNHQVFLGGEAIGQTEGEDGATAILVRPERVRMHAGGRLQCRVMHAWFKGDHELVQLQTPAGELLARCTKSPGEDTVRVDVEDYVLLRANPAG; encoded by the coding sequence ATGGCGGGCGTTCGCATTGAAAACCTCTCAAAGCACTACGGCCCAACCGTGGCCCTCAAGAGCCTCGACTTGGATATAGCGCCGGGCGAGTGGGTGACGCTCCTGGGGCCGAGCGGCTGCGGCAAGACCACCACCTTGCGGATGATCGGCGGCTTTGCCGCGCCCACCACCGGACGGATCGCGATCGGCGAGCGCGTCGTAAGTGACGCCGAACGAAGGACCATGATCCCCATCGAACGCCGGCAGTTGGGGATGGTCTTCCAGGCGTACGCCGTCTGGCCCCACATGGACGTCTTGGCTAACGTCGCCTACCCCCTCAAGGTGCGCCGCATCGCCCGCAAGGAGTGGGAGAAACGCGCGCTCGAGGCGCTCGCCCAAGTGCACATGGAGGACCTGGCGAGACGCTACCCGCACGAACTCTCCGGTGGTCAGCAGCAGCGGGTCGCCCTAGCTAGGGCGCTCGTCAGCCAACCGGACGTGCTGCTCCTCGATGAGCCCCTCTCGGCTTTGGACGCGCGCCTCAGGGTCGAGCTCCGCACGCTCCTCGCGACGCTCCATAAGGAGACCGGCTTGACGGTGATCTTCGTGACGCACGATCAGGATGAAGCGATCACCCTCTCGGACCGGATCGTCGTCATGAACGAGGGTGAGGTCAGGCAGGTCGGCACGCCACGCGAGGTCTACCACCAGCCGGCGGACGAGTTCGTCGCCCGCTTCATAGGCTCGGGCTCGGTCCTTCCCGTCACCATCCGGAATCATCAGGTGTTCCTGGGGGGTGAAGCTATCGGTCAAACCGAAGGCGAGGACGGTGCGACCGCCATCCTGGTTCGCCCTGAGCGTGTCCGGATGCACGCCGGCGGACGCCTGCAGTGCAGGGTCATGCATGCCTGGTTCAAGGGGGACCACGAACTCGTCCAACTCCAAACGCCTGCTGGGGAACTGCTGGCGCGCTGCACCAAATCCCCTGGTGAG
- a CDS encoding iron ABC transporter permease — protein MIGLFVLALVLLGVLVAYPMLALVITAFTHQGAFSVHHFTTALAQQRNLDALWNSLWISVLATIGATVIGTVLAWIVARTDTPSRKVLRALFLIPFLIPPFIFAISVQQLLGPIGYLNRFWRDLFGVILFDVNSAAGIVIVLALGSYPFVYLTMLTAFERLPVELEEAARISGATKWQVIGSVTLPMLAPTIGAGAVLAFVASVSNFGVPAILGFRRGIQVLTTRIYDEMTRGVDADRLAVAAALSLILGLFGGLSILLQRLLAGRRKFTLVSGRGGAGDITRLGRLRWSVATFGWAFVILTSLLPLLAILLTSFLQAPGVPPSLDTLSFRWYERLLLASPRIQQAALNSFFLAFTAATVTTLLGLVLGLLIERVRVPGSGFIDWLATLPYSIPGTVVAIAMILAWLQPIPLLGFSIYNTIWILLVAYIARYLAFGLRGSVAALQQIGETLEEAARISGATRWQAIRDVLLPLLRPAMRSAWILVFIPALQELTLSALLVGPRSQTLGYAVFNLQDGGLVNLAAALSVVMLTALGLVTVIVGPLRSGQPGVK, from the coding sequence TTGATCGGCCTGTTCGTCCTCGCGCTGGTTCTTTTGGGGGTGCTGGTCGCCTACCCCATGCTCGCCCTGGTGATCACGGCGTTCACTCACCAGGGCGCGTTTAGCGTGCATCACTTCACCACGGCGCTCGCCCAACAACGAAACCTTGACGCCCTCTGGAACAGCCTCTGGATCAGCGTTCTCGCGACGATCGGCGCGACCGTCATCGGCACGGTACTCGCCTGGATTGTCGCCCGTACCGACACGCCCAGCCGCAAAGTCCTGCGTGCGCTGTTCCTGATCCCGTTCCTCATCCCGCCGTTCATCTTCGCGATCAGCGTCCAGCAGCTCCTCGGCCCGATCGGCTACCTCAACCGCTTCTGGCGTGACCTCTTCGGCGTGATCCTCTTCGACGTCAACAGCGCGGCAGGCATCGTCATCGTGCTGGCTCTCGGCTCCTATCCCTTCGTGTACCTCACCATGCTCACGGCCTTTGAGCGCTTGCCGGTCGAGCTCGAGGAAGCCGCGCGCATCAGCGGCGCGACAAAATGGCAGGTCATTGGAAGCGTGACCTTGCCCATGCTCGCGCCGACCATCGGCGCGGGCGCGGTGCTCGCCTTTGTAGCTTCGGTGAGCAACTTCGGGGTGCCGGCGATCCTCGGTTTCAGGCGCGGCATCCAGGTCCTCACCACCCGCATCTATGACGAGATGACGCGCGGCGTGGACGCGGACCGCCTCGCGGTCGCTGCGGCCTTGAGCCTCATCCTCGGTCTCTTTGGTGGCCTCAGTATCCTCCTGCAGAGGCTGCTGGCGGGCCGGCGCAAGTTCACCCTGGTGAGCGGCCGTGGCGGCGCCGGGGACATCACCCGGTTGGGTCGCTTGCGTTGGTCCGTCGCGACGTTTGGTTGGGCCTTCGTGATCCTCACCAGCCTCCTGCCGCTCCTGGCTATTCTCCTCACCAGCTTCTTGCAGGCCCCAGGCGTTCCCCCTTCTCTGGACACGCTGAGCTTCAGGTGGTACGAGCGCCTGCTGCTGGCCAGCCCGCGCATCCAGCAAGCGGCGCTCAACAGTTTCTTCCTGGCGTTCACGGCGGCCACCGTCACAACGCTGCTCGGCCTCGTGCTCGGCTTGCTGATCGAGCGGGTGCGGGTTCCCGGCAGCGGCTTCATCGACTGGCTGGCGACCCTGCCCTACTCGATTCCCGGTACGGTCGTGGCGATCGCGATGATCCTCGCTTGGCTGCAACCCATTCCCCTCTTGGGCTTCAGCATCTACAACACCATCTGGATTCTCCTCGTCGCCTACATCGCCCGTTACCTCGCCTTCGGCCTCAGGGGCTCGGTCGCCGCCTTGCAGCAGATTGGCGAGACGCTCGAGGAGGCCGCCCGGATCAGTGGCGCCACCCGCTGGCAGGCCATTCGTGACGTCCTCTTGCCACTCCTCAGGCCCGCCATGCGCTCAGCTTGGATCCTCGTCTTTATTCCTGCTCTGCAGGAACTCACGCTCAGCGCCCTCCTGGTCGGCCCCAGATCCCAGACGTTAGGCTACGCTGTCTTCAACCTTCAGGACGGGGGGCTAGTCAACCTCGCCGCTGCCCTGTCGGTGGTGATGCTGACGGCACTCGGTCTTGTCACGGTCATCGTTGGGCCGCTCCGCAGTGGTCAGCCGGGAGTCAAATAA
- a CDS encoding ABC transporter substrate-binding protein — translation MKTVVKALFVVMALALGGAALSQGGTVLIYTSVPQDVIDVLQAAYERDNPGYSLDVFRGGTSEILTRVSAERQAGAIAADLIWVADPSEIIALKEEGLLLEHVSPETEALPADFRDPDNQYFAGRVLGIVIAYNTLMVDEENRPRGWGDLLEPRFEGQTGFPTPANSGASVVTIAALLGSPEFGEAFIASLGENGMRQLRNNGEAAQLTATGEIQAAVGLDFQIRALKEQGSPIDYVYPADGGVFIPSPIAIFNTSQNQETARHFVDYILSRQGQEILVQEANFIPARDDVQGPEGAPSPDLARLDIDPDFIAQNRERILEVFESNIRP, via the coding sequence GTGAAAACCGTGGTTAAGGCTCTGTTCGTTGTGATGGCCCTGGCATTGGGAGGTGCAGCTCTCAGTCAAGGTGGCACTGTCCTCATCTACACTTCCGTCCCACAAGACGTCATCGACGTTCTGCAAGCCGCGTACGAGCGGGACAACCCCGGGTACAGCCTCGACGTGTTCCGCGGCGGCACCTCCGAGATCCTGACGCGCGTGTCCGCCGAACGCCAAGCCGGCGCGATCGCCGCGGACCTCATCTGGGTAGCTGACCCCAGCGAGATCATCGCGCTCAAAGAGGAAGGCCTCCTCCTCGAGCACGTAAGTCCCGAGACGGAAGCGCTCCCCGCTGACTTCCGCGATCCCGACAACCAGTACTTCGCGGGTCGCGTCCTCGGCATCGTCATCGCCTACAACACGCTGATGGTGGATGAAGAGAACCGGCCACGGGGCTGGGGCGACCTGCTCGAGCCGCGCTTCGAGGGCCAAACGGGCTTCCCGACGCCGGCGAACAGCGGCGCGTCGGTGGTGACCATCGCCGCGCTGCTGGGCAGCCCGGAGTTTGGCGAGGCGTTCATTGCTTCTCTTGGCGAGAACGGCATGCGGCAACTGCGCAACAACGGCGAAGCCGCTCAGCTGACCGCCACCGGCGAGATTCAAGCGGCGGTGGGCCTCGACTTCCAGATTCGCGCCCTCAAGGAACAAGGCAGCCCCATCGATTACGTGTACCCCGCGGACGGCGGTGTCTTCATCCCGAGCCCCATCGCGATCTTCAACACCTCCCAGAATCAGGAGACCGCCAGGCATTTCGTGGATTACATCCTCTCCCGGCAGGGTCAGGAGATCCTCGTGCAGGAAGCGAACTTCATTCCCGCGCGCGATGACGTCCAGGGCCCGGAGGGCGCGCCTTCTCCCGACCTCGCCCGACTGGACATCGATCCCGACTTCATCGCGCAAAACAGGGAACGCATCCTCGAGGTTTTCGAGAGCAACATCCGGCCCTAG
- a CDS encoding type II toxin-antitoxin system VapC family toxin, with amino-acid sequence MDASAVLALLQREAGAETVELRGAVMNSVNFAEVVQKSVARQRPVDTLLHELALLGLSVTPFTPQEAQLTGELYEKTRTHGLSLADRCCLATAQLLGAVAVTADRQWLEVPHGVEVRSIR; translated from the coding sequence ATGGACGCCTCGGCGGTACTGGCGTTGTTGCAGCGCGAAGCGGGAGCTGAAACCGTCGAGCTTCGCGGGGCGGTCATGAACAGCGTCAATTTCGCCGAAGTGGTTCAGAAGTCCGTGGCGCGGCAACGGCCTGTCGACACCCTGCTTCACGAGCTGGCCTTGCTTGGCCTCAGCGTCACACCGTTCACGCCTCAAGAAGCACAGTTGACCGGAGAGCTGTACGAAAAAACCAGGACGCACGGCCTGTCGCTAGCGGACCGCTGCTGCCTGGCGACGGCGCAGCTTCTAGGCGCTGTGGCGGTAACCGCCGATAGGCAATGGCTCGAGGTTCCCCACGGCGTTGAGGTGCGCAGCATCCGCTAA
- a CDS encoding AbrB/MazE/SpoVT family DNA-binding domain-containing protein produces the protein MENLQSQNIRFDAQGRALIPKSMRDALHIANGDEAIGWLEDGRLVLEPRKVLLERLQSRYADIEASLADELIEERREEAQRESP, from the coding sequence ATGGAAAACCTTCAATCGCAAAACATCAGGTTCGACGCGCAAGGCCGGGCGCTGATTCCCAAAAGCATGCGGGACGCGCTACACATAGCAAATGGTGATGAAGCAATCGGATGGCTCGAGGACGGCAGGCTGGTGCTCGAGCCTCGAAAGGTTCTACTCGAACGGTTGCAATCCCGCTACGCCGACATCGAGGCGAGTTTGGCCGACGAGCTGATCGAAGAGCGGCGCGAAGAGGCACAACGTGAGTCGCCGTGA